A single genomic interval of Adhaeribacter pallidiroseus harbors:
- a CDS encoding TIM barrel protein — protein sequence MILDKSLIDQHNETLASAQQKKFDFLQSSLQDEGHDVAAILEQLAAFQIAIPSWALGTGGTRFGRFAGGGEPRSLEEKLEDVGLLHALNQSSGAISLHIPWDIPQNAVAIKQLAASFDLQFDAVNSNTFQDQSEQDYSYKFGSLAHTDKHVRDQAIAHNLEVIKHGVDLGSKALTIWLSDGTDFPGQQNFRRAFNRTLDSFHQIYEALPADWKVFIEYKPYEPHFYSTVVADWGTSLLFCQKLGEKALGLVDLGHHLPNTNIEQIVSRFLMEGKLGGFHFNDSKYGDDDLTVGAMRPFQLFLIFNELVEGMTSSEVKNPALSWMIDASHNVKDPLEDLLQSVEAIKIAYAQALIIDRKALEKAQEQNDATQAQEILQQAYRTDVRPLLAQVRLDYGAAIQPLAFYREQKIRQKLIKQRGAKTYTTGL from the coding sequence ATGATCCTAGATAAATCTCTGATTGACCAACACAACGAGACTTTAGCTTCGGCGCAGCAAAAGAAATTTGATTTTCTGCAAAGTAGTTTACAGGACGAAGGTCATGATGTTGCCGCTATTCTGGAGCAATTGGCAGCTTTTCAAATTGCCATTCCGAGTTGGGCATTGGGCACCGGCGGCACCCGCTTTGGGCGGTTTGCCGGCGGCGGTGAGCCTCGCAGCCTCGAAGAAAAACTGGAAGACGTGGGTTTACTGCACGCCCTCAATCAATCCAGCGGGGCTATTTCGCTGCACATTCCCTGGGATATTCCGCAAAATGCGGTGGCCATTAAGCAACTGGCGGCTTCGTTCGATTTACAGTTTGATGCGGTAAATTCCAATACGTTTCAGGACCAAAGCGAGCAGGATTATTCCTATAAGTTTGGCTCTTTAGCGCACACCGATAAGCACGTGCGTGACCAGGCCATAGCGCATAATCTGGAAGTAATTAAACACGGTGTGGATTTAGGTTCCAAGGCTTTAACCATTTGGTTATCCGATGGTACCGATTTTCCGGGGCAGCAAAACTTCCGGCGAGCCTTTAACCGTACCCTGGATTCTTTTCACCAGATTTACGAAGCTTTACCCGCAGATTGGAAAGTTTTTATTGAATACAAACCCTACGAACCGCACTTTTACTCCACCGTGGTGGCCGATTGGGGCACTTCCCTTTTGTTCTGCCAAAAACTCGGTGAAAAAGCCTTGGGTCTGGTAGATTTAGGGCACCACTTGCCCAACACCAATATCGAGCAAATTGTCTCGCGGTTTTTAATGGAAGGCAAGCTGGGCGGTTTTCATTTTAACGATTCGAAATACGGCGACGATGATTTAACCGTGGGCGCCATGCGGCCTTTTCAGCTTTTTTTAATTTTTAACGAATTAGTGGAAGGCATGACTAGTTCCGAAGTAAAAAATCCGGCGCTGAGTTGGATGATTGACGCGAGCCACAATGTAAAAGACCCCCTGGAAGATTTACTGCAATCGGTGGAAGCCATAAAAATAGCGTACGCCCAAGCTTTAATCATCGACCGTAAAGCCTTGGAAAAAGCGCAGGAGCAAAACGATGCCACCCAAGCTCAGGAAATATTACAACAAGCTTACCGGACTGATGTTCGCCCTTTGCTGGCGCAGGTCCGCCTGGACTACGGTGCTGCCATTCAGCCCTTAGCTTTTTACCGCGAACAAAAAATCCGGCAGAAATTGATAAAACAACGGGGCGCTAAAACCTACACCACCGGGTTGTAG